The window tatctatctatctatctatctatctatctatctatctatctatctatctatctatctatctatctatctatctatctatctatctatctatctatctatctatctatctatctatctatctatctatctatctatctatctatctatctatctatctatctatctatctatctatctatctatctatctatctatctatctatctatctatctatctatctatctatctatctatctatctatctatctatctatctatcaatctatctatctatctatctatctatctatctatctatctatctatctatctatctatctatctatctatctatctatctatctatctatctatctatctatctatctatctatctatctatctatctatctatctatctatctatctatctatcaatctatcaatctatcaatctatctatctatctatctatctatctatctatctatctatctatctatctatctatctatctatctatctatctatctatctatctatctatctatctatctatctatctatctatctatctatctatctatctatctatctatctatctatctatctatctatctatctatctatctatctatctatctatctacctatcaatctatctattttGTGCTTTGAACTCACTTTTTGAAGAAGATCATTTACGTTTCAGCTTAGAATTTACTAAAATCCCTGACTTTAGACTTTTGTGAGTCTACGACCAATATTTccatgtgttacaaatggaatgacaaaaataatattcccccatcttttttgatggtgggtattcaAATCGTGTACATTGCCTTACAagtgaacattttctatttctgCTGTTAAATTTAGActgttttttcttctattttaacTAACTATTGcaactaattaaataacataGTGTTGTTTGCTCATGTCATTAAAGGTATAAAGGTTGGTCTAAATGTAGTTTTCCATTCAAAGTCATTTCTAAAATCGTACTGGGtagtgaaatttaaaatagtaaataataagTACAAGAAAAACAACgtttagttttagaaaaataaattaaaaaaaacatttttaatcatAACAAACGaacgaatttttatttatatttattaattgttaattgACAAAAAAGACTATTCAATATGGTtgttaattttaagatttttaaaaaggcTTCGCCTAACAATATGGTCACCCTGTACATGAACAGGCGTGAGTTTGTGGATTCGGTGACACAAGTTGAACCTGTTGGtaggtttaaaataatttgtgtttaagaaaaaatcgatcaaaatataaattttaaaaatttaatttgcataacaaaatctttaaaaaaataataacgcttaataaaatttatacaatgaaAAATAACTCAACATGttgacatttaagtgaaatttaaaaatgaaacaattCAGTGCCCTTATCTTACTCAAACTGTTTAAGGATTAAGGCTTTAAAACTTGACCAACACATTAATGGTTGTATATTTACCCACCAAATCCTGAGCagatataattatttgttttgaaatgatCATGATATTTGATAATAAGATGCGCATGTGAAACAAAATAATGTACAAATAACTTCTTTTGTTTCTTAATCTTGAAATATGTTGCTGAAAATTCTTCAAGCAAAAACAGTTatgaatagattttaaaaaattttagaaatttaaaacattccttccagaaattacaaaataaaacagtttgtttgtttttcactcATCTGCCTGTTGATTGTTCCTTAATTCTACATTTACCGCTTTTATGTCCAACATCCTACATGATGTATGTTCTGGTCAGCCCTTCAGTGCTTTTAAGGTTCTAGTTATTGCGTTTGAGCTGATGTCAAATAGCATGATCAATCAATAACCCTCCCGCTTAGCCACTCAGTTGTTTCGTGGTTCTAGTTATTGCATGTCATCTGATGTCGTAAATAATGATCAATCCATAGCCATTTTCAACTTCCTATTACATCGTTCTAATAATGTCCATAGCTCAAGATGCACAAAAACTGTAGCAACGTAAAACTATACGTATTTGTTGCATTGATCCTTATGATCTTGGTTTTATGAATGTTTATATTAAGCCATGGCTTTTCGTTTATCCAAATTCAATTAATTGTCATCAAATATATGTGATATCCGTGGTCCAGGTCTCCAAGATATAACTTTCGCCACTCAAAAGAGAAAAAACGATTGTTGTCTACTcgcataaaaaaaattctttcgtACTCCTTTAATAAGCAGTGATAAAAGACCTTTCTAAGTCGATTATACAGATACATGCGATTTGACTGATATCGAATGCGGAAACATCTTTCAGGCTTTATTCTAGTACATATGTTCATAATCAATCTTAATCAGTATACTATGGAGAGTTATTGCTCTCAAGCCGACAGTGACAGGTCTCCTCTCTTTGAAGTGTTTATTCAGTTCCTCATTTCTTATTATAAAGCTTATGATTTACTCATTTAGAGTGGCATCTGTTTATAATTGCTTAGCATATATATTACATCGTCCGATACTCAAAATTAGACATGAATCGGACGatataagtctaaaactaaatAGTAAATGAAGCAAtgaaatttaaggaaatttttataaatactctGCTTACCTTACTATACCTAAGACCTTAATAGAAGACAAATTGCAACTATATGGGACTCTGAGGCTGCCTTAAACGTTTTCTTTGAACTTGAGGACATATCCAGTTGATTACGTTTCAAAAACTATCCATTTGGATTTAGATTCATTTCCAACTACTTTCTTCCCTACAACAAGTCCAATATTTTATCTGAACTTTTATAACTGAACATTTCCAggaattttaaagcaatttgaACTACAGACTAATATAGTTTTATCTGTTGGTGATCATATAGCAATGATCACCACCACTTCTTCCTTGAAGTTGAGGATTTGTTCGATTGATTTTATCATGACTTTATACCTGAACTCCCTTTTCGAGTTTTACATTTGTTGAGATTCAACTACAAGTCCAAAAAGTCCAAGGTTATCTTTTGcagtaatattaaaacaattttaaactacTTACCAATATATTCAAATTTGGTCGTGACATTTGgagttttaaagttatttcgaTTCATTTCCAACTACTTTATTCCCTACAACAAGTCCAATATTTCATCTGAACTTTTATAGCTGAACTTTTCCAggaattttaaagcaatttgaACTACAGACTAATATAGTTTTATCTGTTGGTGATCAGCTACCAATGATCACCACCACTTCTTCCTTGAAGTTGAGGACTTGTTCGATTGATTTTATCATGACTTTAGACCTGAACTCCCTTTTCGAGTTTTACATTTGTTGAGATTCAACTACAAGTCCAACAAGTTTAAGGTTTTCATTGCTGTAATATTAAAGCAATTTTGAACTACTAACCAATATATTCTTATTTGGTCGTGACATTTTCAAATGAAACTGACTAGCAATGATGAAATCCATGCGTTAAAGGAATATTAGTTGCAATTTTATCCTAATTTTGAAAGGAAGCAAGTTGTCAGTTCTTTCCTTCACAACATATTCTAAACGATTATGCTAATGAAGATCTATCTATCTGAAAATACCCACTCTTATGTGGGAAACCCCATTTTCGAGCGTTCTTTTTGGAACTTTTAAATCTCTTCACTTGTTTGTGTTATCTCGTCCATGTCACTTATTAATATATCTTGGTGATTTTTCTATATCAGACACAAATCTTaagatttcctttaaaaatgaTGAAGAAACAGGTACTGAAGCGAAAAATTACTAGAGTTAGAGAAAGTACATATAATATATGGCACAACCGATTTTTTCTCCCTTAATTGTTTAATATGAAtacaatttaacactttttttcaaattctttattCCCTAGATGGCATTGTGGTATTGGACGATGAGTATATTCGTCAAAATCGCAAAATTTTTGTGCAACTCATTTGCAATTTTCGCTATGGACGTGAAGATGATGAAATGATTGGTTTACGTTTCCAGAAGGAACTGATTTTAGTTTCCCAAGCGGTATATCCCGAACAAAAAATCGATATGCAATTAACTAAAATGCAAGAGCGTTTACTAAAAAAACTGGGTTCGAATGCCTTTCCTTTTGTCTTGGAAATGCCACCCAGCTCTCCGGCGTCAGTGGTATTGCAGCAAAAAGCCAGCGATAACACTCAACCCTGTGGTGTGCAATATTTCGTTAAAGTCTTTGCCGGAGAAAATGATTGTGATCGTACTCATCGTCGCAGTACTGTTAACTTGGGTATACGTAAGATACAATATGCACCAGCAAAGACTGGCATACAACCATGTACTGTGGTGCGTAAGGATTTCCTTTTATCGCCGGGAGAATTGGAATTGGAAGTTACTTTAGATAGACAATTATACTATCATGGCGAAAAGATTTCCATTAATATTTGTGTACGTAACAATTCGAATAAGGTGGTGAAAAAGATTAAGGCCATGGTGCAACAGGGCATCGATGTGGTGCTCTTCCAAAATGGTCAATTTCGTAATACTATAGCTTTTTCAGAAAGCAGTGAAGGTTGTCCTTTAAATCCTGGTTCTAGTTTGCAGAAGGTTATGTATTTAGTTCCCACTTTGGCCGCTAATTGCGATCGTCCTGGCATAGCTGTTGAGGGTGATGTTAAGCATAAGAATACATCTTTGGCCTCGACTACTTTGTAAGTGAAATTTTCGGTATTTTATTAGatgtttttcttatataattgATTTTAACTTAAAGGATTGCCAGCCAAGAGGCTCGAGATGCATTTGGCATTATTGTTTCGTATGCAGTAAAAGTCAAATTATTCTTGGGTGCATTGGGTGGTGAATTGTGTGCGGAATTGCCTTTTATTTTAATGCATCCAAAAGTAAGTcgtaattttaaatgtaataattttccaaggcttttattttctatacattatcgttttattttgctaatttttaattaaatttttttttcaatttcctcTAACACAGCCCAGCCTTAAGGCTCAAGCGGAAGCTGAAACTGTAGAagcttaaatattatattgctGCAGCTGCAATTACTACTACTAAAACTACAGAATAAACTCCGTCTACAATATTTGCCGTATCTATTGTTCGCAATAAAAAAGAGGAATATAAGTAtagttaatatattttgtttcaatgtTTTGCatgttctttatttatttaaatatttactattataaTACCGAtactacaaatataaaaaaatacaaaataacaaattgtaaGTGGAAATCTGTATCAATTGCTTTATTTCTTCATTAAGTATTTAATGTGATTGTATGTTGTCCtatatagtttataaaataattataacattaataataaaatgcattGATGAAGCAACTGTGTATATAAAGTGGTttgaataataaagaaaatctctAAATATATGATTGAATTTCTATCTAGGCCTGTCTTTCTGTCcaacaaataacaattttcttagCTGATATTGTGAAATCCGTCCATACGACCATCAGTCTGTTTGCATATAATACTTGTATAgatagaaatttttaagataatttttaaaaatttccatccTAAAATGTCTATGTGTAATTAGATTTATTTtaccttaaacaaataaattaatttgttttgcaaagtgctaaagtttttttctttacacatttatttaaataaaaaaaacatcaacttATATCCCCAAAAAACTTTTAGGTCAATTCAATTTTTCTCGAGaaataaataatctttaaaaaaaaaaacacactcatAACAACTATGTTCACACACAAGTGccaataatttaatgtttcttttttttcactaaCAATTCCCTTTCTTCCCCTAAAGGATTGGAGAGGGGGTTAAGAGTAGGAAACaggaaaaaaggttttaaattcaattgtttGGAGACATTTGGCAAATAACATTTGAGCCGGAAATGCCAACGAAACGGAAACACCAATATAAATAgcagtttttgtgtaaaaattacaGTGTTTAAGAGAGAAATTGCAACAAAACATGTGAATGAAATCACCAGGAAAATAGTTTGCCATATATACATAGTCTTAGAAACATAGAAATCGTAatggtatatttattttatggatttgtagacaaaaacaaatgtatataCAGAAACTTgtgcaatatttaaatttacctACTATGTTATGAAGGACAGAGAACAGTTactatacacatatacatatatacataaataaatttctttattgaatTCAGAATAATATAtattgttcagactatagactaaaatagtccatagtctaataaACAGAAGAgcactagacttgactataaactatactatagactagtctataatctagtctatagtctatagactagactatagactcgactatagactcgactatagactagactatagactagactatagactagactatagactagactatagactagactatagactagactatagactagactatagactagactatagactagactatagactagactatagactagactatagactagactatagactagactatagactagactatagactagactatagactagactatagactagactatagacttggctaaagattaaactatagactagactatagacttggctaaagattaaactatagactagactatagactagactaaagactagcctatagactagaatatgccCTTAACTTAAAACTAGACTGTAATTTAAGTAATCTCTAATTTAAAAACTCTCAGTccttttaaaatacaaacatactttatatgtgtgtatttgtagTAATGTGTGAAAAAGAGTTCGTCAAGCATGAATGCACATCGATTTCCGCTTTGTTTCACAAAACACCAACGATATTTTCTgataaaaacttttagttttttatataaacgttTTCTTATATCGCAAATTGTCTCCTTATTGAAATGCGTTTAAGTGTAACGTATGTGTACAGACATTTTTACTTTCGAActctataaatttatatttttatttcagtttatatttaattttatcatcCGACTTACTACTAACAAACCAATTTTTATGCCACTCTTATAGACAAGTATTAGCTGTCGGGACAGAATCATAATAtcgtaagtaaaaaaataaggtTAAGAAGCTatactatttataccctacaccgatTTAAATAATATCTTAATTGAAGGCTCTTATGGAACCTCTAAATTATAACGTGCCTATGATAATACTTATTTTGTTATGATGTtgttactatagtctagtctatattatttgAATCGATTTTGATTCTTAACAATTAATGAAGGACCCATGTTTCAAATCATCAGCAGCATACCTTGCCCTCACTATAGTGTTATTGGGtatacaaaaatctttaaataaacgAAAGCTTACACATGCTGGAAAATGTATGGACAAGAGTACCTACAACTACAAACATACGGTATTGTATTGCTGCTGTGTGATGATGTGTTAACTAGTAAAATGCCAACAAATGGTGTGGAAAGTCCACATACAAATTCAGAAGCACATATACATATTCTCACTTAGTCATTCATTCAAGCACATACGCATTTACATATATGAACATTAGATCGACTCACAAAAAAAGGTGCTCAAGTTGCCCCACTCAAAATATACCCTGTTTATGAtggttttcaaaatattttgggtttaGTGCTGCCCGTTCGtgagttttcaagaaaatattccctttttagttattcttttaaattttaaagttcttttttccaaaaatattttgggaatcgtcataaaacaaagcaaggtaaattttgagaggggtaGCAAAACGCGTTTTTgatttccatacagagtgagtcggtctaatgcacatacatatattagggTTGTATCGCTTGTGGGTACAATAGAGCTCACAGATCCCTGTTAAAACGGTTGCGAGAAGCAGAATGAATTGACTCCAAGTAGAATTGAGTTATGTGGATACTTGCCATAAGTGCCTTATTTCACAGTGATACTATTACAACCAAGTACATTCACAACTATATTCTCACAGCCACATTCCGAACTTATTTCGAAATGAAGATTTCACCGTGTATcaatattttaccaaaaatcaaaaaaaaaaaacaaaaatcaggataataaagagtagactatcggatttcatgttttcttttttatcagTCGTAAAACTAACGTTCTATTCCCGTTTCATGACCATCATGTACTACATGATGGTCATGAGACAAGACAAAATCTGAAACTCTACCCTGTGGGTTCTAGGTTTCCATAGTTTCATATTAAATGGTTTTTTAGTTCGATTCTAGGTCAAATTACCACTTTATGTACTAGGAGAACATATTTTTCCTAAATTGTAATCAAACCAAAATAGGGAGTCCTGACATGCTTTTTAAGAGTGTGACCCTGTCACCCAAAATTTTAATCGGATTACCCTAATTTTGTACATATACGCAACTAGacataaacaaaatgtataacaaCAACCTTGTTCTACTACTAACATAGTGACAcatctatttattttttgttgttgtgttatgAATGAATTTGAGCACAAGTATTTTTAAGTGAACACACCAACAATTgaaagtgttgttttttttctacttgATTTTCTCTTCGTAGTTTGTTGAGTTGTTTTTAGTGTTTATATATTATTGTCGTTacaattgttgttgctgatatTGTTTTggttacacatacatacatacatgtgtatttgCTGTACCAGTAGTAGCAGTTGATTTGTTGTAATAACGTtatacttgtttaaaaataaacatacaatttattttagtttgtaatttgttttttttttctattttattttctccCACTCTTCGTCTGAGTAAGTctgtaaaataaagaaaaatatttatttttttgttacatttaaattgtttctGAATTTTACATCTCATCGtacgtatgaatgaatgaatgattcAATTGGGTCATATTAGAATATAATCTGGGTTTTTCaacagttaaataaaattttaaacgattttttcttcttgtatattgtagattttataaaaatgttatttttatcagTTAAGAGATTTTTTGTGGGTATCATTGTTTCGAAAGTGAATAAgcaaatgaattaaaattgttaaaaaaaatacaattgaaatATGAATTGGTTGAGATTTTTTGTGGGTAATTAAAAAAGTCCtaaaatgcaaacaaatattaatgtcgtatgattaatatttaatagttaCTTATTATATGTTCCTCATACGCATAGGCTAATGATAACTCTAAAGCAGAAAGAGTCACTGTGTTTTGAGATATGTATTTGAATGGATATTATTGAGTCATTTTCTGCATgccgtatgatttatatttaataggTAGAAATTATTTATTCCTCATACGCTTACAACTGTAATGACAAgtagaaaatgttttcttttataccCTTAACTTTGTCATtacgtgtgtaacaccaagaagtATTTATCTGAGACCAAAAAGAATCTATATGTTTTGGacccttatcaaattctgagtcgatttagctatgttcatctgtccgtccgtctgtctgtgtaaaatacGCCCATGACAAAACGATGCAATAGAATTAAACCAAATTCACACAAAATGTTCTTCATTTTCCTaatttatttggtattgaaaatgcggAAAATCGGTTTatatcgggaaaagttatgaatcaaaacctcgaaaaaatagcgcaatttttacacattcttatgataatttcatgaaattcaCCAtgcattcatttatatataagtGCCTGATCTATGCGGAAAATCGCTATAAtcagtccacaatttcatatacatcccatacaaaaatacatattcccggaaatttggttttttgttaataatttccgtcgtaatgtcgatatcttcacaaaattttagagaCTAAAATcatatgtcaatagaattttttcagaagaaaaattttttggatgggcccataattagtcatagctcccatacaaggtcctctcccgaaaatcacttaaacgagcttaactcattattaaattaagatatccatatgaaatttggtacaagtactGCTCATatgcacagaaatattactgtgaaagacttttttcgatcggtccatatttggtcatagctcccatataaggtctcttcccgaaaatcagttaaacgcgcataacttattactaaattaaactATCCATATAAAGCATGGCACAAGCGTCGCTCAtttacagagaaataatattgcgaaatgtttttccattttgtccataattgatcatagcttccatacaaggtcccttttagaaaaacactcatacaaggttcccttcgaaaatcaaaaaaaaaaaaaaaaaaaaacgcacataactcacaACTAAAtatcatactaggtccagaaaatcacttagattcacaattttgtctttatataaataatttaaagagcattatcaatttgtgttgaacaaaattttgtgtagaacaaaattatatacgtATTTGtgttttgaaaatccttaaatctttcac of the Lucilia cuprina isolate Lc7/37 chromosome 2, ASM2204524v1, whole genome shotgun sequence genome contains:
- the LOC111683031 gene encoding phosrestin-2 encodes the protein MVVNFKIFKKASPNNMVTLYMNRREFVDSVTQVEPVDGIVVLDDEYIRQNRKIFVQLICNFRYGREDDEMIGLRFQKELILVSQAVYPEQKIDMQLTKMQERLLKKLGSNAFPFVLEMPPSSPASVVLQQKASDNTQPCGVQYFVKVFAGENDCDRTHRRSTVNLGIRKIQYAPAKTGIQPCTVVRKDFLLSPGELELEVTLDRQLYYHGEKISINICVRNNSNKVVKKIKAMVQQGIDVVLFQNGQFRNTIAFSESSEGCPLNPGSSLQKVMYLVPTLAANCDRPGIAVEGDVKHKNTSLASTTLIASQEARDAFGIIVSYAVKVKLFLGALGGELCAELPFILMHPKPSLKAQAEAETVEA